The Neisseria sicca genome includes a window with the following:
- a CDS encoding epoxyqueuosine reductase QueH encodes MNDKTSPIVTDINRPILVPPGGNKKVLLHSCCAPCSGEVMEAMLASGIDYTIYFYNPNIHPLKEYMLRKEENMRFADKFGIPFIDKDDDYENDRKEWFAKAKGMEFEPERGIRCTMCFDMRFEKAAQYAHENGFPVFTSSLGISRWKNMAQINDCGHRAAAPYDDVVYWDFNWRKGGGSARMIEISKREHFYQQEYCGCAYSLRDSNAHRKSQGRIPIKLGVLYYGDESTQYEPSPDEQAAKIVVDK; translated from the coding sequence ATGAACGACAAAACCAGCCCCATCGTTACCGATATCAACCGCCCCATCCTCGTCCCGCCCGGCGGCAATAAAAAAGTCCTCTTGCATTCCTGCTGCGCCCCGTGCAGCGGCGAAGTGATGGAAGCCATGCTCGCCAGCGGCATCGACTATACCATCTACTTCTACAACCCCAACATCCACCCGCTCAAAGAATACATGTTGCGCAAAGAAGAAAACATGCGCTTCGCCGACAAATTCGGCATCCCCTTCATCGACAAAGACGACGACTACGAAAACGACCGCAAAGAATGGTTCGCCAAAGCCAAAGGCATGGAATTCGAACCCGAACGCGGCATCCGCTGCACCATGTGTTTCGACATGCGTTTCGAAAAAGCCGCCCAATACGCCCACGAAAACGGCTTCCCCGTCTTCACCAGCTCGCTGGGCATTTCCCGCTGGAAAAACATGGCGCAAATCAACGACTGCGGCCACCGCGCCGCCGCGCCCTACGACGATGTCGTCTATTGGGATTTCAACTGGCGCAAAGGCGGCGGCAGCGCGCGCATGATCGAAATCAGCAAACGCGAACACTTCTACCAACAAGAATACTGCGGCTGCGCCTACTCCCTGCGCGACTCCAACGCCCACCGCAAATCGCAAGGCCGCATCCCCATCAAACTCGGCGTGCTGTATTACGGCGACGAATCCACACAATACGAACCCTCGCCTGACGAACAGGCAGCCAAAATCGTCGTGGATAAATAA
- the rpsP gene encoding 30S ribosomal protein S16 produces MVVIRLARGGSKHRPFFHVVVADSHNRRDGRFIERVGFYNPVANEKQERVRLQADRLNHWIAQGAQVSDAVAKLIKEQKAAA; encoded by the coding sequence ATGGTAGTTATCCGTTTGGCTCGCGGTGGTTCTAAACACCGCCCCTTCTTCCACGTAGTCGTTGCCGACTCCCACAACCGTCGCGACGGTCGCTTTATCGAACGCGTTGGCTTCTACAACCCTGTTGCCAATGAAAAACAAGAGCGCGTACGCCTCCAAGCCGACCGCCTGAACCACTGGATCGCTCAAGGCGCACAAGTCAGCGACGCAGTTGCAAAACTGATCAAAGAACAAAAAGCTGCTGCTTAA
- a CDS encoding bifunctional acetate--CoA ligase family protein/GNAT family N-acetyltransferase, whose product MSAQSMSGYFFMPNHIILVGASERPYSLGERILSNLLSVPFQGQITPVNLRHRTVAGLTSYTNLNKIPGSADLVIAVTPPDSYDALFKSCRKKQFGHIILIQDWESLSDDEWQTAEAAIKKHHSDELNISVCSPAGVQLPSQSLNISSQPDHPAGYTALLTGHASVSSEINLMLQKMGQGISRHISLNYPLSPTTSADWLNRFGHNRHTKVAVIEHNPAENQRNLFSAIRHFTHHTPLILHVTHRSDDTEKAVLHCLARHCNFLATFSSSELEAALHARLSDLPPLNSIDILSNTPAEWLETCAPQNLKLQFPTEQPHIRQGYIGSTPTPAHYHSIASQQLQKANTEALLAIVSPTDSPDEKNLTRTLSMLAQQTAKPLLVSSRFSDGLLHFDRPEQALQAVSFRNIADQLQKEQLRIATPKKGRLKTPQARNITKALASKDLPLLAEALCLPAYQHTTHNAVQFRFQRHTVYGDILTVCHQGRTTATLPPFSTLDSEHIARFTQLDNAHTLNQLLHTLNTLSQRQQYIGEILLNLNGDQYSSDFVLQADERPSPKNKPTNIATLKLEQAAAKVQTAAEYLRSKNPAAAEFLRNTGEAAAELLGAKTESEAPIQNVLAPYPTEHPATFTLKNGETVTIRPFTPEDAEAKQQFVRNLSPQARYTRFMTHTNELPIPTLARFSKLDYHSEAAWTARNSDDLIVAVSRFSRINRNECEFGITLAENVRGKGLAVEMMKLIIQSATQQGYRVMSAQILKSNTPMLKLAEKSGFTIAPSEEDNTLCQARLGLTTPQNSNKNK is encoded by the coding sequence ATGTCCGCCCAATCCATGTCCGGCTACTTCTTCATGCCCAACCACATCATCCTCGTGGGCGCGAGCGAACGCCCATACAGCTTGGGCGAACGCATCCTAAGCAACCTCCTGAGCGTACCGTTTCAAGGTCAAATCACACCCGTCAACCTCCGCCACCGCACGGTTGCCGGACTCACCTCCTACACCAATCTCAACAAAATCCCCGGCAGCGCCGACCTCGTCATCGCCGTAACGCCGCCTGACAGCTACGACGCCCTGTTCAAATCCTGCCGTAAAAAACAGTTCGGCCACATTATCCTCATCCAAGACTGGGAAAGCCTGTCTGACGACGAATGGCAGACCGCCGAAGCCGCCATCAAAAAACACCACAGCGACGAACTCAACATCAGCGTGTGCAGCCCCGCCGGTGTGCAGCTTCCATCGCAAAGCCTCAACATCAGTTCCCAACCCGACCATCCGGCAGGTTACACCGCCCTTCTGACCGGACACGCTTCCGTCAGCAGCGAAATCAACCTCATGTTGCAAAAAATGGGACAGGGCATTTCACGCCACATCAGCCTCAACTATCCGCTCAGCCCTACCACTTCTGCCGACTGGCTCAACCGTTTCGGCCACAACCGCCATACTAAAGTTGCCGTTATCGAACACAACCCAGCTGAAAACCAGCGCAACCTGTTCAGCGCCATCCGCCATTTCACCCATCACACCCCACTCATCCTCCACGTTACCCACCGTTCAGACGACACCGAAAAAGCCGTGTTGCACTGTCTTGCACGTCATTGCAACTTCCTCGCCACATTCAGCAGCAGCGAACTCGAAGCCGCCCTGCACGCACGTTTATCCGACCTCCCCCCTCTAAACAGCATCGACATCCTGTCCAACACTCCTGCCGAGTGGCTGGAAACCTGCGCGCCCCAAAACTTAAAACTCCAATTTCCTACCGAACAACCTCACATCCGCCAAGGTTACATCGGCAGCACACCCACGCCCGCGCATTACCACAGCATCGCTAGCCAACAACTTCAAAAAGCAAATACCGAAGCCCTGCTCGCCATCGTCTCCCCGACCGACAGCCCTGACGAAAAAAATCTGACCCGCACCCTGAGCATGCTGGCTCAACAAACTGCCAAACCCCTACTTGTCAGCAGCCGCTTTTCAGACGGCCTCCTGCATTTCGACCGTCCTGAACAAGCCCTGCAAGCCGTATCATTCCGAAACATTGCCGACCAACTCCAAAAAGAGCAGTTACGCATCGCCACGCCTAAAAAAGGTCGTCTGAAAACCCCGCAAGCAAGAAACATTACCAAAGCCCTCGCTTCAAAAGACCTACCCTTGCTTGCCGAAGCCCTGTGCCTGCCTGCCTATCAGCACACCACGCATAACGCGGTGCAATTCCGTTTCCAACGCCATACCGTCTATGGCGACATCCTGACCGTATGCCATCAAGGCAGAACCACCGCCACGCTCCCGCCGTTCTCTACGCTGGACAGCGAACACATCGCCCGTTTCACCCAACTCGACAACGCACACACCCTCAACCAGCTTCTGCACACCTTAAACACACTCAGCCAGCGGCAGCAATACATCGGCGAAATCCTGCTCAACCTCAACGGCGACCAATACAGCAGTGACTTTGTATTGCAGGCTGACGAACGTCCTTCCCCGAAAAACAAACCAACCAATATCGCCACCCTCAAGCTCGAACAAGCTGCCGCCAAAGTACAGACCGCGGCAGAATACCTGCGCAGCAAAAATCCTGCTGCCGCCGAGTTTCTCCGCAATACCGGCGAAGCCGCCGCCGAACTTTTGGGCGCAAAAACCGAAAGCGAAGCACCCATCCAAAACGTACTCGCCCCCTACCCTACCGAGCATCCTGCCACGTTTACCCTGAAAAACGGCGAAACCGTAACCATCCGCCCCTTCACCCCCGAAGACGCGGAAGCCAAGCAGCAATTCGTCCGCAACCTTTCTCCGCAAGCGCGCTACACCCGCTTCATGACCCACACCAACGAATTGCCCATCCCCACCCTCGCGCGCTTCAGCAAACTCGACTACCACAGCGAAGCCGCATGGACGGCACGCAATTCAGACGACCTCATCGTCGCCGTCAGCCGCTTCAGCCGCATCAACCGCAACGAATGCGAATTCGGCATCACGCTTGCTGAAAACGTACGCGGCAAAGGGTTGGCAGTGGAAATGATGAAGCTGATTATCCAATCGGCAACACAACAAGGCTACCGCGTCATGAGCGCCCAAATACTCAAATCCAACACCCCTATGCTTAAACTTGCTGAAAAATCAGGCTTTACCATCGCACCTTCCGAAGAAGACAACACTTTGTGCCAAGCACGCCTAGGCCTGACCACTCCGCAAAACAGCAACAAAAACAAATAA
- the rimM gene encoding ribosome maturation factor RimM (Essential for efficient processing of 16S rRNA): MTDTRQRVAMGYIKGVFGIKGWLKIAANTEYADSLLDYPEWQLSKDGKTLNVTLEAGKIVSGELQIKFEGIDDRDQAFALRGYTIEIPREEFAPTEEDEYYWADLVSMTVVNKDNIVLGKVTNLMETGANDVLMINGEHGQILIPFVSNYIETVDTESKTITADWGLDY; encoded by the coding sequence ATGACCGACACTCGACAACGGGTAGCCATGGGCTACATCAAAGGCGTATTCGGCATCAAAGGCTGGCTCAAAATAGCCGCCAATACAGAATACGCCGACAGCCTCCTGGACTACCCTGAGTGGCAGTTAAGCAAAGACGGTAAAACCCTGAATGTGACACTCGAAGCCGGCAAAATCGTCAGCGGAGAGCTTCAGATCAAATTCGAAGGCATAGACGATCGCGATCAAGCTTTTGCCCTGCGCGGCTATACCATCGAAATCCCCCGAGAAGAATTCGCCCCTACCGAGGAAGACGAATACTATTGGGCAGATTTAGTCAGCATGACCGTTGTCAACAAAGACAATATCGTGCTCGGCAAAGTCACAAACCTGATGGAAACCGGTGCCAACGATGTTTTGATGATTAATGGAGAACATGGTCAAATCCTGATCCCGTTCGTATCCAACTACATCGAAACCGTCGATACCGAAAGCAAAACCATTACCGCCGACTGGGGCTTAGACTACTGA
- the folB gene encoding dihydroneopterin aldolase, with the protein MDKIFLRGMKADTLIGVYDWERERPQTLILDLDIGIPEQSGQDDHIGNTVHYGEVCEAVRASLAEQSFLLLESLAEHIAKLILENFGALSVRVRIIKPGILPDVKEVGIEIERSRV; encoded by the coding sequence ATGGACAAAATCTTTTTACGCGGCATGAAGGCGGACACCCTGATCGGCGTGTACGACTGGGAACGCGAACGCCCCCAAACCCTGATTTTGGACTTGGACATCGGCATCCCCGAACAAAGCGGTCAGGACGACCACATCGGCAATACCGTCCACTACGGCGAAGTCTGCGAAGCCGTCAGGGCAAGCCTTGCCGAACAAAGCTTCCTCTTGCTCGAATCATTGGCGGAACACATCGCCAAGCTGATTCTCGAAAATTTCGGCGCGTTGAGTGTACGCGTCAGAATCATCAAGCCCGGCATCCTGCCCGATGTTAAAGAAGTCGGCATTGAAATCGAACGCAGCAGGGTTTAA
- the pheA gene encoding prephenate dehydratase: protein MSLSIDEQLLPHRNAIDEIDAEILRLLNDRAGHAHAIGELKGTGAVYRPEREVAVLRRIQSLNKGPLPDESIARLFREVMSECLALERPLTIAYLGPQGTFTQQAAIKHFGHAAHTAAFQTIDQCFRQVETRQADYLVAPVENSTEGSVGRTLDLLAVTALKACGEVIVRIHHNLLRKGTHELGGITKVFAHAQALAQCNDWLGRNLPNAERIAVSSNGEAARLVAESDDPSIAAIAGRTAADIYHLNYVAECIEDEPNNTTRFLVMGHQDTGSSGNDKTSLAVSAPNRAGAVASLLQPFTESGISMTKFESRPSKSALWEYLFFIDIEGHQNDEKVQNALRLLSERASFVKVIGSYPAAVL, encoded by the coding sequence ATGTCCTTATCCATTGACGAACAGCTTTTGCCGCACCGCAATGCCATCGATGAAATCGATGCCGAGATTTTGCGCCTGTTGAACGACCGCGCAGGCCATGCGCACGCCATCGGCGAATTGAAAGGAACGGGCGCGGTGTATCGTCCCGAGCGCGAAGTGGCAGTATTGAGGCGGATTCAGAGTTTGAACAAAGGCCCGCTGCCTGACGAGTCTATCGCAAGACTGTTTCGCGAAGTGATGAGCGAATGCTTGGCGTTGGAGCGTCCGCTGACGATTGCCTACCTCGGTCCGCAGGGAACGTTTACCCAGCAGGCAGCCATCAAACATTTCGGCCATGCCGCCCATACCGCCGCATTTCAAACCATAGACCAGTGTTTCCGACAAGTTGAAACACGTCAGGCGGATTATTTGGTTGCGCCGGTTGAAAACTCAACCGAAGGCTCAGTCGGCCGTACCTTAGACTTATTGGCGGTAACCGCATTGAAAGCCTGTGGCGAAGTCATTGTCCGCATCCATCACAACCTCTTGCGTAAAGGTACGCACGAATTGGGCGGCATCACAAAAGTCTTCGCCCACGCCCAAGCGCTGGCGCAATGCAACGACTGGCTCGGACGCAACCTGCCCAACGCCGAGCGCATCGCCGTTTCCAGTAATGGAGAAGCAGCAAGGCTGGTGGCAGAATCAGACGACCCCAGTATTGCCGCCATTGCAGGGCGTACCGCAGCCGATATTTACCATTTGAACTATGTCGCCGAATGTATCGAAGACGAGCCGAATAACACCACGCGCTTCTTGGTCATGGGGCATCAAGATACAGGCAGCAGCGGCAACGACAAAACCTCGCTGGCAGTCTCCGCACCCAACCGCGCCGGTGCTGTCGCTTCGTTGTTGCAGCCGTTTACCGAATCAGGCATTTCCATGACCAAGTTCGAAAGCCGCCCGAGCAAATCCGCGCTGTGGGAATACCTGTTCTTCATCGACATCGAAGGACATCAAAACGACGAAAAAGTCCAAAACGCACTGCGGCTCTTGAGCGAACGCGCATCATTTGTCAAAGTCATCGGCTCTTATCCGGCAGCCGTTTTGTAA
- a CDS encoding patatin-like phospholipase family protein, which translates to MPKRPFKTVLTAFTLAALSACSLVKYQPVATINKIDMNQGYRFETSQFQREEDDTFIILMLSGGGTRAAALGYGVLEQLQQQKVTIGGKSKSLMSNVDLVVGVSGGSVLAAYFALKGEETIPMFYKRFLHQNFQRQVVKQAFSMTNLPRLASPEYGRGDLLQEQFENHLFGKTTFRDLEMHGKGPFAIISATDMGAGERLNFTQEYFDPMCIDLGRLRLARAVAASSAVPMIFAPITLNNNGGNCGYTLSPQLQMTGLESQKQQNATYQEFKDRFNKYSDSKTRPYIHLIDGGLTDNLGMRSLLDMTEMYPDKVLEQQIRSRNLRHIVVISVNAQNQISSNMDKTAAVPGFRDVVTAIVNIPIDQYTQESQRRFRAFVDKRNEASRQNGDGISFSFVSLNLKDLPPSALRDKVLNIPTSFYLPPEDVDNLRTAAAELMKQSQDYQKLLQEFAAHPNPETIFAEPPPPDPKDGKAAKKQNKPIQ; encoded by the coding sequence ATGCCGAAACGCCCGTTCAAAACCGTCCTGACCGCCTTTACTTTAGCCGCGCTGTCTGCCTGCTCGCTGGTCAAGTATCAGCCTGTCGCCACCATCAATAAAATTGATATGAACCAAGGCTATCGTTTTGAAACCAGCCAGTTTCAGCGCGAAGAAGACGACACCTTCATCATCCTGATGCTCTCCGGCGGCGGCACGCGCGCGGCGGCGTTGGGCTACGGCGTGTTGGAACAGCTTCAGCAGCAAAAAGTTACCATCGGCGGCAAAAGCAAATCGCTGATGTCCAATGTCGATTTGGTGGTCGGCGTATCCGGCGGCTCCGTCCTCGCCGCCTATTTCGCGCTCAAAGGCGAAGAAACCATCCCCATGTTTTACAAGCGTTTCCTTCACCAAAACTTCCAACGCCAAGTCGTCAAACAAGCCTTCTCCATGACCAACCTGCCCCGCCTCGCCTCACCCGAATACGGACGCGGCGACCTCTTGCAGGAGCAGTTTGAAAACCACCTTTTCGGCAAAACCACCTTCCGCGATTTGGAAATGCACGGCAAAGGCCCGTTCGCCATCATTTCCGCCACCGATATGGGGGCGGGCGAACGCCTGAACTTCACGCAAGAATACTTCGACCCCATGTGTATCGACTTGGGCAGATTGCGCCTGGCCCGCGCCGTTGCCGCTTCCAGCGCAGTGCCCATGATCTTCGCCCCGATTACCCTCAACAACAACGGCGGCAACTGCGGCTACACCCTGTCGCCGCAGCTACAAATGACCGGCCTCGAGTCCCAAAAGCAGCAAAACGCCACCTATCAAGAGTTTAAAGACAGGTTCAACAAATACAGCGACAGCAAAACCCGTCCCTACATCCACCTGATAGACGGCGGCTTAACCGACAACCTCGGCATGCGCAGCCTCTTGGACATGACCGAAATGTATCCCGACAAAGTGTTGGAACAACAAATCCGCAGCCGCAACCTACGACACATCGTCGTCATCAGCGTCAACGCCCAAAACCAAATCAGCAGCAATATGGACAAAACCGCCGCCGTACCCGGATTCCGCGACGTCGTTACCGCCATCGTCAACATCCCCATCGACCAGTACACCCAAGAATCCCAACGCCGCTTCCGCGCCTTTGTCGACAAGCGCAACGAAGCCAGCCGACAAAACGGCGACGGAATCAGCTTTTCCTTCGTCAGCCTCAACCTCAAAGACCTACCGCCGTCCGCATTGCGCGACAAAGTGTTGAACATCCCCACCAGCTTCTACCTCCCGCCCGAAGACGTGGACAACCTGCGAACCGCCGCAGCCGAGCTGATGAAACAGTCCCAAGACTACCAAAAACTGCTGCAAGAATTTGCCGCACACCCCAACCCCGAAACCATCTTCGCCGAGCCGCCGCCACCCGATCCCAAAGACGGCAAAGCAGCCAAAAAACAAAACAAACCCATCCAATAA
- the plsY gene encoding glycerol-3-phosphate 1-O-acyltransferase PlsY produces MFNVSAVIAAYLIGSLSFAVIVSKYYGMDDPRTYGSGNPGATNVLRSGKKKAAALTLLGDALKGLVAVILARCLQDALNLSDITIAAVAVAALVGHMWPLFFGFKGGKGVATALGVLLALSPATALVCAAIWLVMAFGFKVSSLAALTATVAAPLVAFWLMPYPSWAWATVVIAVLVLYRHKSNIQNLLQGKEGKIGDKADKS; encoded by the coding sequence ATGTTCAATGTATCTGCCGTTATCGCGGCTTATTTAATCGGTTCGCTGTCGTTTGCCGTCATTGTTTCCAAATATTACGGCATGGACGATCCGCGCACTTACGGCTCGGGCAACCCCGGAGCGACCAATGTTTTGCGCAGCGGCAAGAAAAAGGCAGCGGCGTTGACTTTGCTGGGCGACGCGCTCAAAGGTTTGGTGGCGGTGATTTTGGCACGCTGTCTGCAAGATGCTTTGAATCTGTCGGACATCACCATAGCAGCGGTTGCCGTCGCCGCATTGGTCGGACATATGTGGCCGCTGTTTTTCGGCTTCAAAGGCGGCAAGGGTGTGGCGACTGCGTTGGGCGTACTGCTGGCGCTTTCTCCTGCAACGGCTTTGGTTTGCGCGGCGATTTGGCTGGTGATGGCGTTCGGCTTTAAAGTGTCCTCACTTGCCGCGTTGACTGCCACCGTAGCCGCGCCGCTCGTCGCCTTTTGGCTGATGCCCTACCCTTCTTGGGCTTGGGCGACCGTCGTCATCGCCGTGCTGGTGTTGTACCGTCATAAAAGCAATATCCAAAACCTGCTTCAGGGCAAAGAAGGCAAAATCGGAGATAAGGCAGATAAATCCTGA
- a CDS encoding NUDIX hydrolase, with protein sequence MDLKETKLSSEPIYQGSFVTINRDKVRLPNGNESQRIVIRHPGAACVLAVTEEGKAVLVRQWRYAADAATLELPAGKLDAGEDPAECALRELAEETPYTADRVKLISSFYTAIGFCDEKMYFYQAEGVRLGSTLSNDEDEITETVLMSKEEACAALEHNEIKDGKTLIGLQYWLMQD encoded by the coding sequence ATGGATTTGAAAGAAACCAAACTCAGCAGCGAGCCGATTTATCAAGGCTCATTTGTTACCATCAACCGCGACAAAGTCCGCCTGCCCAACGGCAACGAAAGCCAGCGCATCGTCATACGTCATCCCGGTGCGGCCTGCGTTTTAGCGGTTACCGAAGAGGGCAAAGCCGTACTCGTGCGCCAATGGCGTTACGCCGCAGACGCTGCCACGCTCGAGCTGCCCGCCGGCAAACTCGATGCAGGCGAAGACCCTGCCGAATGCGCCCTGCGCGAGCTGGCGGAAGAAACCCCGTACACCGCCGACCGCGTCAAACTCATCAGCAGCTTCTACACCGCCATCGGCTTCTGCGACGAAAAAATGTACTTCTACCAAGCAGAAGGCGTGCGCCTCGGCAGCACCCTGAGCAACGACGAAGACGAAATCACCGAAACCGTCCTGATGAGCAAGGAAGAAGCCTGCGCCGCTTTGGAACACAATGAAATCAAAGACGGCAAAACCTTAATTGGGTTGCAATATTGGCTGATGCAGGATTGA
- a CDS encoding sensor histidine kinase, protein MKLFQRIFATFCAVIVCAIFVASFSFWLVQNTLAENQFNQRRTIETTLMNSILSAFRARGDSGAREILAEWEDSPVSNSVYVILGDEKKDILDRNIDNHTIERARVFAINNPNSDLAHIEYDRFGEEYLFFIKGWDSHQAQRLPSPLFIPGLPLAPIWHEFIILSFIIVVGLLMAYILASNITKPIKILGSGMDRVANGELETRISQQVDDRDDELSHLAIQFDKMAEKLEKLVAKERHLLHHVSHEMRSPLARMQAIVGLIQAQPQKQEQYLKRLEGELTRMDTLVGELLTLSRLETSNIPLEKESLKLVPFLKNIVEDNQSIAQQNKQTVTLSVEPRIPENATVCANEGYLYRAFDNVIRNAINYSPEGSTIRVNIGQDGKHWIVEVTDNGPGVDEMQLPHIFTAFYRADSSASKPGTGLGLALTQHIMEQHNGKIMAENIKPNGLKMHFILPKKKVNGKAEKPHPKTT, encoded by the coding sequence ATGAAACTGTTTCAACGCATCTTCGCCACATTTTGCGCAGTCATCGTCTGCGCAATCTTTGTGGCGAGTTTTTCTTTTTGGCTGGTGCAAAATACCCTTGCCGAAAACCAATTCAACCAACGCCGCACCATCGAAACCACTTTGATGAACAGCATCCTCTCCGCCTTTAGGGCGCGCGGGGACAGCGGTGCGCGCGAAATTTTGGCGGAATGGGAAGACAGCCCCGTCTCCAATTCCGTTTACGTCATTTTGGGCGACGAGAAAAAAGACATCCTCGACCGCAACATCGACAACCACACCATCGAACGCGCCCGCGTGTTTGCCATCAATAATCCCAATTCTGATTTGGCGCACATCGAATACGACCGTTTCGGCGAAGAATACCTCTTCTTTATCAAAGGTTGGGACAGCCATCAGGCGCAACGCCTGCCCAGCCCGCTCTTTATCCCGGGCCTGCCACTCGCCCCGATTTGGCACGAATTCATCATCCTGTCCTTCATCATCGTCGTCGGTCTGCTGATGGCGTACATCCTCGCCAGCAACATTACCAAGCCCATCAAAATTTTGGGCAGCGGTATGGACAGGGTGGCAAACGGCGAACTTGAAACCCGTATTTCCCAGCAAGTGGACGACCGCGACGACGAATTGTCCCACCTTGCCATCCAGTTCGACAAAATGGCGGAAAAACTGGAAAAACTCGTTGCCAAAGAACGCCACCTGCTGCACCACGTCTCCCACGAAATGCGCTCGCCTTTGGCGCGTATGCAGGCGATTGTCGGACTGATTCAGGCGCAGCCGCAAAAGCAGGAACAATATCTGAAAAGGCTGGAAGGCGAATTGACCCGCATGGATACCTTGGTTGGCGAATTGCTGACGCTTTCCCGTTTGGAAACGTCCAACATCCCGCTGGAAAAAGAAAGCCTGAAGCTCGTCCCCTTCCTGAAAAACATCGTGGAAGACAACCAAAGCATCGCCCAGCAGAACAAACAAACCGTTACCCTTTCGGTCGAACCCAGAATCCCCGAAAATGCCACGGTCTGCGCCAACGAAGGCTATTTGTATCGTGCGTTTGACAATGTGATCCGCAACGCCATCAATTACAGCCCCGAAGGCAGCACCATCCGCGTCAATATCGGACAAGACGGCAAGCATTGGATTGTGGAAGTTACCGACAACGGCCCCGGCGTGGACGAAATGCAACTGCCGCACATTTTCACCGCCTTTTACCGCGCCGACTCCAGCGCCAGCAAACCAGGCACAGGCTTAGGCCTTGCCCTGACCCAGCACATCATGGAGCAGCACAACGGCAAAATCATGGCTGAAAACATCAAGCCGAATGGTTTGAAAATGCACTTTATCCTGCCCAAAAAGAAAGTGAACGGCAAAGCAGAAAAGCCGCATCCCAAAACCACTTGA
- the misR gene encoding two-component system response regulator MisR has product MSRVLLVDDDALLTELLTEYLTAEGLNVHSVPDGEAGVHEILTGQYDVVVLDSMMPKMNGLDVLKNVRSQSTVPIIMLTAKGDDIDRIIGLEMGADDYVPKPCTPRELLARINAILRRAQQSGEPNNAPNSISVSDVVLYPAKRQATIKDTPLELTSTEFNLLEVLMRHAGQVVSKETLSIEALDRKLAKFDRSIDVHISSIRHKLGDASLIQTVRGLGYLFVKN; this is encoded by the coding sequence ATGAGTCGCGTATTACTCGTAGATGACGACGCTTTGCTGACCGAATTGCTCACCGAATACCTTACCGCCGAAGGATTGAACGTCCACAGCGTTCCGGACGGCGAAGCCGGTGTACACGAAATCCTGACCGGCCAGTACGATGTTGTCGTATTAGACTCCATGATGCCGAAAATGAACGGCTTGGACGTATTGAAAAACGTCCGCTCACAAAGCACCGTTCCCATCATCATGCTGACCGCCAAAGGCGACGACATCGACCGCATCATCGGATTGGAAATGGGTGCGGACGACTATGTTCCGAAACCTTGCACCCCGCGCGAACTGTTGGCACGCATCAACGCCATCCTGCGCCGCGCCCAACAAAGCGGCGAGCCGAACAACGCGCCAAACAGCATTTCCGTCAGCGACGTTGTCCTGTACCCTGCCAAGCGTCAGGCGACCATCAAAGACACTCCGCTCGAACTGACCAGCACCGAGTTCAACCTGCTTGAAGTCCTGATGCGCCATGCCGGACAAGTCGTCAGCAAAGAAACTTTGTCCATCGAAGCGCTTGACCGCAAACTGGCAAAATTCGACCGCAGCATCGACGTCCACATCTCCAGCATCCGCCACAAACTGGGCGATGCCTCGCTGATTCAGACCGTACGGGGCTTGGGCTACCTGTTTGTTAAAAACTAA